The following proteins come from a genomic window of Oricola thermophila:
- a CDS encoding peptide ABC transporter substrate-binding protein — MKHLMTALLAASMLAGSAGLANAVTYVRGNDGDPETLDQHKTSTTIEARILRDLYEGLVVYDAAANIIPGVAESWEVSGDGTVYTFKLRGDAKWSNGDPVVAGDFVFSLQRIMTPETGAKYANILYPIKNAESINKGEMDTSELGVVALDDRTLEITLEQATPYFLELLTHQTGLPVHPASVKEHGSDFVLPENMVSNGAYKLVSFQPNDKIVMEKNENFHDAANVQIDRVEYLSIEDRAACVRRFEAGEVLSCEDLPTEQIASLKERLGDQVRITPYLGTYYYALNMKREPLSDVRVRQALAMAIDREFLGEEIWAGAMLPAFSLVPPGIGNYEGGGAEAEWADMPLLDREDKAVELMTEAGYGPDNPVTLEISYNNSENHKNTATAIAEMWKPLGVNVEFNVRDISAHYAMLRDDKDFDVARAGWIGDYSDPQNFLFLVEADNPGFNYAQYDNPEYDALLDKAAAETDLAKRAEILREAEAIFMRDMPFIPLLFYSSLAVVSPKLKGWEDNIQHVHATRFLSISE; from the coding sequence ATGAAACATCTGATGACAGCATTGCTTGCGGCTTCCATGCTCGCGGGCAGCGCCGGACTTGCCAATGCCGTGACCTATGTGCGGGGCAATGACGGTGATCCGGAAACACTGGATCAGCACAAGACCTCGACCACCATCGAGGCGCGCATCCTGCGCGATCTCTACGAGGGCCTCGTTGTCTATGACGCGGCTGCCAACATCATTCCGGGCGTGGCCGAGAGCTGGGAGGTGTCCGGCGACGGCACGGTGTACACCTTCAAGCTGCGCGGGGACGCGAAGTGGTCGAACGGCGATCCGGTGGTCGCCGGCGATTTCGTCTTTTCGCTGCAGAGGATCATGACGCCCGAGACCGGGGCGAAATACGCCAACATCCTCTACCCCATCAAGAATGCCGAGAGCATCAACAAGGGCGAGATGGACACGTCCGAGCTGGGCGTGGTCGCGCTTGACGACCGGACGCTCGAGATCACCCTGGAACAGGCGACGCCCTATTTCCTCGAGTTGCTGACGCACCAGACCGGCCTTCCGGTCCATCCGGCGTCGGTGAAGGAACACGGTTCCGATTTCGTGCTGCCGGAGAACATGGTGTCCAACGGCGCCTACAAGCTCGTCTCGTTCCAGCCGAACGACAAGATCGTCATGGAGAAGAACGAGAATTTCCATGACGCGGCCAACGTGCAGATCGACCGGGTCGAGTACCTGTCGATCGAGGATCGCGCCGCCTGCGTGCGCCGTTTCGAGGCCGGCGAGGTGCTGAGCTGCGAGGACCTTCCGACCGAGCAGATCGCCTCGCTCAAGGAGCGGCTGGGCGACCAGGTCCGCATCACGCCCTATCTGGGAACATACTACTACGCGCTCAACATGAAGCGCGAGCCGCTTTCGGACGTGCGCGTACGCCAGGCGCTGGCGATGGCCATCGACCGCGAGTTCCTCGGCGAGGAAATCTGGGCCGGCGCCATGCTGCCCGCCTTCTCTCTCGTGCCGCCGGGCATCGGCAACTACGAGGGCGGCGGCGCCGAGGCCGAATGGGCGGACATGCCGCTGCTTGATCGCGAGGACAAGGCGGTCGAGCTGATGACCGAGGCCGGTTACGGTCCGGACAATCCGGTCACGCTGGAGATTTCCTACAACAACTCCGAGAACCACAAGAACACGGCCACCGCGATTGCCGAGATGTGGAAGCCTCTCGGCGTCAATGTGGAATTCAACGTTCGAGACATCTCGGCCCACTACGCGATGCTGCGCGACGACAAGGATTTCGACGTGGCGCGCGCCGGCTGGATCGGCGACTATTCCGACCCGCAGAACTTCCTGTTCTTGGTCGAGGCCGACAATCCGGGCTTCAACTACGCCCAGTATGACAACCCGGAGTATGACGCGCTCCTGGACAAGGCCGCGGCGGAAACCGACCTGGCCAAGCGCGCGGAGATCCTGCGCGAGGCCGAGGCCATCTTCATGCGGGACATGCCGTTCATCCCGCTGCTGTTCTACTCATCGCTCGCGGTGGTTTCTCCCAAGCTCAAGGGCTGGGAGGACAACATCCAGCACGTTCACGCGACGCGCTTCCTGAGCATCAGCGAGTAA
- a CDS encoding substrate-binding protein produces MSKKFIINRRSVLKYGGVASAALATPYFFTRGALAQSENYRNAPKGGTVTFGFNVPQTGAYADEGADELRAYELAVEHINAGGGGMLDTFSSSALRDAGGGVNGKKVEFVTGDTQTKSDAARASAKRMIENDGAIMITGGSSSGVAIAVQGLCQEAGVIFMAGLTHSNDTTGKDKRANGFRHFFNTEMTGAALAPVLKNNYGTDRKAYHLTADYTWGWSQEESIKKYTEQLGWETVAAVRTPLGAGDFSQYITPVLNSGADVLVLNHYGKDMVNSLTQAVQFGLRDKQVNGKNFEIVVPLYSRLMAQGAGENVKGIFGSTNWHWSLQDEASQAFVKSFGEKYGFPPSQAAHTCYCQAILYADACQRAGTFRPSAVGAALEDFEFDGLGNGPVLYRGDDHQCFKDILVVKGKENPSSKFDLLEVVEVTPRAQVEYPAELLGGELGPYNDGEA; encoded by the coding sequence ATGAGCAAGAAGTTCATCATAAATCGCCGGTCCGTGCTGAAATACGGCGGCGTCGCCTCGGCGGCGCTGGCAACACCGTACTTCTTCACGCGCGGCGCGCTCGCACAGAGCGAGAACTACCGCAATGCGCCGAAAGGCGGCACGGTGACCTTCGGGTTCAACGTACCGCAGACCGGCGCATATGCCGACGAGGGCGCCGACGAGCTGCGTGCATACGAGCTCGCCGTCGAACACATCAACGCCGGCGGCGGCGGCATGCTGGACACCTTCTCGTCCTCCGCGCTGCGCGACGCGGGCGGCGGCGTCAACGGAAAGAAGGTCGAGTTCGTCACCGGCGACACCCAGACCAAGTCCGACGCGGCCCGTGCATCCGCCAAGCGCATGATCGAGAATGACGGCGCCATCATGATCACCGGCGGCTCGTCCTCGGGTGTCGCGATTGCCGTCCAGGGCCTTTGCCAGGAGGCCGGCGTCATCTTCATGGCCGGCCTGACCCACTCCAACGACACGACCGGCAAGGACAAGCGCGCCAACGGTTTCCGCCACTTCTTCAACACCGAGATGACGGGCGCCGCCCTCGCCCCGGTGCTCAAGAACAACTACGGCACCGACCGCAAGGCCTACCACCTGACGGCCGACTACACCTGGGGCTGGTCGCAGGAAGAGTCGATCAAGAAGTACACCGAACAGCTCGGCTGGGAGACGGTCGCGGCCGTCCGCACCCCGCTCGGCGCCGGCGACTTCTCGCAGTACATCACGCCGGTGCTGAACTCCGGCGCCGACGTGCTGGTGCTGAACCACTACGGCAAGGACATGGTCAACTCGCTGACCCAGGCCGTCCAGTTCGGGCTGCGTGACAAGCAGGTCAACGGCAAGAACTTCGAGATCGTCGTCCCGCTCTACTCGCGCCTGATGGCCCAGGGCGCCGGCGAGAACGTGAAGGGCATCTTCGGTTCGACCAACTGGCACTGGTCGCTGCAGGACGAGGCCTCCCAGGCCTTCGTCAAGTCGTTCGGCGAAAAGTACGGCTTCCCGCCGTCCCAGGCTGCGCACACCTGCTACTGCCAGGCCATCCTCTACGCGGACGCCTGCCAGCGTGCCGGCACCTTCCGCCCGTCGGCGGTCGGCGCTGCGCTGGAGGACTTCGAGTTCGACGGTCTCGGCAACGGCCCGGTCCTCTACCGGGGCGACGACCACCAGTGCTTCAAGGACATCCTTGTCGTGAAGGGCAAGGAGAACCCGTCGTCCAAGTTCGACCTCCTGGAAGTCGTGGAAGTGACGCCGCGCGCCCAGGTCGAATACCCGGCCGAACTGCTCGGCGGCGAGCTCGGCCCGTACAACGACGGCGAAGCCTAA
- a CDS encoding branched-chain amino acid ABC transporter permease, which yields MDAIFLQILNGLDKGGAYALIALGLTLVFGTLGVVNFAHGALFMLGSFCAVTLNRLFNLSFVRVSETEKDFLGNPLKEQVPYLQEWFGPQVSGFLLEWSVPLSILLAIIVMAAVGVIMERGLIKHFYKRPHADQILVTFGLAIVLQEIVRHYFGANPIPQSAPAIFAGAADVGSWVGLGENVYYPWWRLIYFLFSAVVIFGVFAFLQFTTFGMVVRAGMQDRETVGLLGINIQRRFTIVFGLAAAVAGIAGAMYTPILPPDYHMGMDFLVLSFVVVVVGGMGSLSGAVLAGFLLGILQSIASMNEIKSILPGIDQIIIYLVAVIVLLTLPRGLMGRKGVMEE from the coding sequence ATGGACGCAATATTCCTTCAGATTCTGAACGGATTGGACAAGGGCGGCGCCTATGCGCTCATCGCGCTCGGCCTGACGCTCGTCTTCGGCACGCTCGGCGTCGTGAACTTCGCGCACGGCGCGCTGTTCATGCTCGGCTCCTTCTGTGCCGTCACGCTCAACCGGCTTTTCAACCTTTCCTTCGTGCGGGTCAGCGAGACCGAGAAGGACTTCCTCGGCAACCCGCTGAAGGAGCAGGTTCCCTACCTGCAGGAGTGGTTCGGCCCGCAGGTCAGCGGCTTCCTGCTCGAATGGTCGGTTCCACTATCCATCCTGCTCGCCATCATCGTCATGGCGGCGGTCGGCGTCATCATGGAACGCGGACTGATCAAGCATTTCTACAAGCGGCCGCATGCCGACCAGATCCTGGTCACCTTCGGCCTGGCCATCGTCCTGCAGGAAATCGTGCGGCACTATTTCGGCGCCAACCCGATCCCGCAGTCGGCGCCCGCCATCTTCGCCGGCGCTGCCGATGTCGGCAGCTGGGTGGGACTCGGCGAGAACGTCTACTATCCGTGGTGGCGGCTGATCTACTTCCTGTTCTCGGCCGTGGTGATCTTCGGAGTCTTCGCCTTCCTGCAGTTCACGACCTTCGGCATGGTGGTGCGCGCGGGCATGCAGGACCGCGAGACCGTGGGCCTGCTCGGCATCAACATCCAGCGGCGATTCACGATCGTGTTCGGACTGGCCGCCGCGGTGGCAGGCATCGCCGGGGCGATGTACACGCCGATCCTGCCACCCGACTACCACATGGGCATGGACTTCCTGGTGCTGTCCTTCGTCGTGGTGGTCGTCGGCGGGATGGGATCGCTGTCGGGCGCGGTGCTGGCCGGCTTCCTGCTGGGCATCCTGCAGAGCATCGCCTCGATGAACGAAATCAAAAGCATCCTTCCCGGCATCGACCAGATCATCATCTATCTCGTCGCGGTGATCGT
- a CDS encoding ABC transporter ATP-binding protein gives MAAEPIFTIRDLRVSFDTPDGTVDAVNGVDMTVHSGETVAVVGESGSGKSQVMMAAMGLLASNGSASGSARYRDRELIGMPGRRLNEIRGNKVTMIFQEPMTSLDPLYTIGRQMAEPLMVHGGMTAQQARARALELLRLVQIPDPERRIDSYPHELSGGQRQRVMIAMALSNDPDLLIADEPTTALDVTIQAEILGLLAELQARLGMAIIFITHDLGIVEAFADRVYVMRKGQVVEEGAAADIFAAPRHDYTRMLLAAEPEGSKPPVSGDADILLSADNVSVTFLRRGGLLSGRRFEVRAVRDVGLTLRRRQTIGIVGESGSGKSTLGRALLQLIPSEGRVVFQGREISGVSGRKEILPLRRNLQMVFQDPYGSLSPRLTAGEIVTEGLLVHEPELTAKQRDERAVQALREVGLDPASRNRFPHEFSGGQRQRIAIARAIVLKPKVVVLDEPTSALDRSVQKQIIVLLREIQERYDLSFIFISHDLAVVRALADYVVVMRTGDIVEQGPTEEIFGNPQSDYTKALMEAAFDLKTVLSRQAERARALEAGA, from the coding sequence ATGGCTGCGGAACCGATATTCACGATCCGGGATCTCCGGGTTTCCTTCGACACGCCGGACGGCACGGTCGATGCCGTCAACGGTGTCGACATGACGGTCCATTCCGGCGAGACCGTCGCCGTCGTCGGCGAATCCGGCTCCGGCAAGAGCCAGGTGATGATGGCGGCGATGGGCCTGCTGGCCTCCAACGGCAGCGCGAGCGGGTCGGCGCGGTACCGCGACCGCGAGCTGATCGGCATGCCGGGCCGACGGCTCAACGAGATCCGCGGCAACAAGGTCACCATGATCTTCCAGGAGCCGATGACCTCGCTCGATCCGCTCTACACCATCGGCCGGCAGATGGCAGAGCCGCTGATGGTGCATGGCGGCATGACGGCGCAGCAGGCGCGCGCCCGCGCGCTGGAACTGCTCCGCCTGGTGCAGATTCCCGATCCCGAGCGCCGCATCGACTCCTACCCGCACGAACTGTCGGGCGGGCAGCGCCAGCGCGTCATGATCGCCATGGCGCTCTCCAACGATCCCGACCTGCTGATCGCCGACGAGCCGACGACCGCGCTCGACGTCACCATCCAGGCCGAGATCCTCGGCCTGCTCGCCGAGCTGCAGGCGCGTCTCGGCATGGCGATCATCTTCATCACCCATGACCTCGGCATCGTCGAGGCCTTCGCCGACCGCGTCTATGTCATGCGCAAGGGCCAGGTGGTGGAGGAGGGGGCCGCCGCCGACATATTCGCCGCACCGCGCCACGACTACACGAGGATGCTGCTTGCCGCCGAGCCGGAAGGCTCCAAGCCGCCCGTCTCCGGGGATGCCGACATCCTGCTCTCCGCCGACAATGTCTCCGTCACCTTCCTGCGGCGCGGCGGCCTGCTCTCCGGCCGCCGCTTCGAGGTTCGCGCGGTGCGGGATGTCGGCCTTACGCTGCGGCGCAGGCAGACCATCGGCATCGTCGGCGAGTCGGGGTCCGGCAAGTCGACTCTCGGCCGCGCGCTGCTGCAGCTGATCCCGTCGGAGGGCCGCGTCGTGTTCCAGGGCCGCGAGATCAGCGGCGTGTCCGGCCGCAAGGAGATCCTGCCTCTCCGGCGCAACCTGCAGATGGTCTTCCAGGACCCGTACGGCTCGCTGTCGCCGCGCCTGACAGCCGGCGAGATCGTCACCGAGGGCCTCTTGGTTCACGAGCCGGAGCTGACGGCGAAGCAGCGCGACGAGCGCGCCGTCCAGGCCCTGCGCGAGGTCGGCCTCGACCCGGCATCGCGCAACCGCTTCCCGCACGAGTTTTCCGGCGGCCAGCGCCAGCGCATCGCCATTGCCCGCGCCATCGTCCTGAAGCCGAAGGTCGTCGTGCTGGACGAGCCGACATCGGCGCTCGACCGGTCCGTGCAGAAGCAGATCATCGTGCTCCTGCGCGAGATCCAGGAGCGTTACGACCTCTCCTTCATCTTCATCAGCCACGACCTTGCCGTCGTGCGCGCGCTTGCCGACTACGTGGTCGTCATGCGCACCGGCGACATCGTCGAGCAGGGGCCGACGGAGGAGATTTTCGGCAATCCCCAAAGCGACTACACGAAGGCGCTCATGGAGGCTGCGTTCGACCTGAAGACGGTGCTTTCGCGCCAGGCGGAGCGTGCCCGCGCGCTCGAGGCCGGGGCCTGA
- the oppB gene encoding oligopeptide ABC transporter permease OppB: MFGYAIRRLLGAIPTLFLIITISFFLMRVAPGGPFDRERTLEAKVLENLNRVFHLDRPVWEQYFYYLGNLFRGDLGPSFIYRDFSVQQLLGNGLPVSVQLGSLALLLAFILGTVLGTIAALRQNGWVDYAVITIATFGITIPNFVVAPVLSLVFGVWLGWLPAGGWDGGSLQHMLLPVITLALPQVAVIARLMRGSMIEALRSDHVRTARAYGLPVRMIVVTHSLRAAALPAVSYLGPAAAALLTGSVVVESIFGLPGVGRYFVQGALNRDYTLVMGTVIIVAVFVVVFNLIVDLLYAALDPRVRYD, from the coding sequence ATGTTCGGTTACGCGATACGCCGCCTTCTCGGCGCGATCCCTACACTGTTCCTGATCATCACCATTTCCTTCTTTCTGATGCGGGTGGCGCCGGGCGGCCCGTTCGACCGCGAGCGCACTCTCGAGGCCAAGGTGCTGGAGAACCTGAACCGGGTCTTCCATCTAGATAGGCCGGTGTGGGAACAGTATTTCTACTATCTCGGCAATCTCTTCCGCGGCGATCTCGGGCCGAGCTTCATCTATCGCGACTTCTCCGTTCAGCAGCTTTTGGGCAACGGCCTGCCGGTCTCGGTCCAGCTTGGCAGCCTCGCCCTTCTGCTGGCCTTCATCCTCGGAACGGTGCTCGGCACCATTGCCGCGCTGCGCCAGAACGGGTGGGTCGACTACGCGGTGATCACGATTGCCACCTTCGGCATCACCATTCCCAATTTCGTCGTCGCGCCCGTCCTGTCCCTGGTTTTCGGCGTCTGGCTTGGCTGGCTGCCGGCGGGGGGCTGGGATGGCGGCTCGCTGCAGCACATGCTGCTTCCCGTGATCACTCTTGCCCTGCCGCAGGTCGCGGTGATTGCGCGGCTGATGCGCGGCTCGATGATCGAGGCGTTGCGTTCCGACCACGTGCGCACTGCCCGCGCCTACGGCCTGCCGGTCCGCATGATCGTCGTCACCCATTCACTGCGCGCTGCCGCGCTGCCGGCGGTTTCCTATCTCGGCCCCGCAGCCGCCGCACTGCTGACCGGATCCGTGGTCGTCGAATCGATCTTTGGCCTTCCGGGCGTCGGTCGCTATTTCGTGCAGGGTGCGCTCAACCGCGATTACACGCTGGTGATGGGCACCGTCATCATCGTCGCCGTCTTCGTGGTCGTGTTCAATCTGATTGTCGACCTTCTCTATGCCGCGCTGGATCCGCGCGTGCGCTACGATTGA
- a CDS encoding ABC transporter permease, with amino-acid sequence MTDAASVQNPAPEMRSRSLWETAFLRLRRNKAAMASIVILVVYVFAGIFGPMLSPHHYATVYSEYVKVPASLEPYPRADQIVPEAEKALSRARLDLRDIAVDGGVIRIEAESSREIDPRVTRYLDRSDLFTDTRIASSSDDGRSVVMEAEVQRLRFIFGTDANGRDLFARILISIRISLMIGALATCVALLIGVAYGATAGFLGGRIDNVMMRVVDIIYSLPFIFFVILLVVFFGRNVILMFIAVGAVEWLDIARIVRGQTISLRRREFVLAAEALGVSSGGIVRRHIIPNTLGPIIIYMTLLIPKVILLESFLSFLGLGVQEPMTSLGVLISEGAKNMRGAPYMLIYPSIALTVLLFALNFLGDGLRDALDPKDR; translated from the coding sequence ATGACCGATGCTGCAAGCGTTCAGAACCCGGCGCCGGAAATGAGAAGCCGCTCCTTGTGGGAGACCGCGTTCCTGCGCCTGCGCCGCAACAAGGCGGCGATGGCGAGCATTGTCATTCTCGTCGTCTACGTGTTCGCCGGCATTTTCGGCCCCATGCTCAGCCCGCACCACTACGCCACCGTCTATTCCGAGTATGTGAAGGTGCCGGCCAGCCTCGAGCCCTATCCGCGCGCCGACCAGATCGTGCCGGAGGCCGAGAAGGCGCTGTCGCGGGCACGGCTGGACCTGCGCGATATCGCCGTGGACGGCGGTGTCATACGAATCGAGGCGGAATCGTCGCGCGAGATCGACCCGCGCGTGACGCGCTATCTCGACCGCTCCGACCTGTTCACGGATACGCGCATCGCAAGCAGTTCGGATGACGGCCGCTCGGTCGTCATGGAGGCCGAGGTGCAGCGCCTGCGCTTCATCTTCGGCACCGATGCCAACGGCCGCGACCTGTTCGCCCGCATCCTGATCTCGATCCGGATATCGCTGATGATCGGCGCGCTGGCGACCTGTGTCGCGCTGCTGATCGGCGTCGCCTACGGCGCGACGGCCGGCTTCCTCGGCGGGCGGATCGACAATGTGATGATGCGCGTCGTCGACATCATCTACTCGCTGCCCTTCATCTTCTTCGTCATCCTGCTGGTGGTGTTTTTCGGCCGCAACGTGATCCTCATGTTCATCGCCGTCGGCGCCGTCGAGTGGCTCGACATAGCGCGCATCGTGCGCGGCCAGACGATTTCGCTGCGACGGCGCGAATTCGTTCTCGCCGCCGAGGCGCTGGGCGTCAGTTCCGGCGGCATCGTGCGCAGGCACATCATTCCCAACACGCTGGGCCCCATCATCATCTACATGACGCTGCTGATCCCCAAGGTCATCCTGCTGGAGAGCTTCCTCTCCTTCCTCGGCCTCGGCGTGCAGGAGCCGATGACCTCGCTCGGCGTGCTGATCTCCGAGGGCGCCAAGAACATGCGCGGCGCGCCCTACATGCTCATCTATCCGTCCATCGCGCTGACCGTGCTGCTCTTCGCCCTCAACTTCCTGGGCGACGGGCTGCGCGACGCGCTCGACCCGAAGGATCGCTGA